The Clostridiaceae bacterium HFYG-1003 genome includes a window with the following:
- a CDS encoding IS1634 family transposase translates to MYVAITGSGKYRVIQFREDKRIPGTDQKKTNVIETLGNYDQMLAQDPDIIAKLKEEARRRTLEKKESNRPLTASLSNQELGDESEVTQSYHFGHSLIRRLWDTLKLDQLFAKTVGKRDQQEVLDMIFYLLIHRLMDPSSILACSKDQVNFAGIAEMKLDRLYDVLDVLDESKDELISHLAKFFEKNTSRESNRGYYDVTTYAFESTRWGELKMFGFSKDHKNNEVQVVMGLLIDNNGIPVTYELFPGNTMDQSTLITSVERLRKLYGMEKITIIADRGLNGGPNLEYLCKAGHDFVISYTLKRSSKEFKQLVWDEVGWTQIVDPKTGELVRREKVVTQEFKYKVPLTEEELESAKSKPDRPRKTREESISVKIHLTWTASRASKDYADRQRMLEKLHKKMDKPYQMKASLKRGVNQFLEMELDTSGWKISEEKVKEAEQYDGYYAVITNNLALTTEEVTTCYHGLWKIEESFRVLKSDLEARPAYVYTDKHIRGHFVLCFLALCMVRYTQYLVVDHEMPPISAGVLMDTLEEPRVVVLGTFPDIILTPIQVSNIYLDLHRILGLKPLRKNMTLTQFRSITKVDLMRNLK, encoded by the coding sequence ATGTACGTGGCAATTACCGGTTCCGGCAAGTACCGAGTCATCCAATTTCGGGAAGATAAACGGATTCCCGGCACCGATCAAAAAAAGACTAATGTCATTGAGACCCTGGGCAACTACGACCAGATGTTGGCTCAAGACCCCGATATCATTGCCAAATTAAAAGAAGAAGCGCGCAGGCGCACGCTCGAAAAAAAAGAGTCCAATCGCCCACTGACGGCATCTTTGTCCAATCAGGAATTAGGGGATGAATCGGAAGTCACCCAAAGCTACCACTTCGGCCATAGCTTGATTCGGAGACTTTGGGACACGTTGAAACTGGACCAGCTGTTTGCGAAAACCGTCGGTAAACGGGATCAGCAGGAGGTCCTGGATATGATTTTCTATCTGCTGATTCACCGCTTGATGGATCCATCCAGTATCCTTGCCTGTTCAAAGGATCAGGTAAACTTTGCCGGAATCGCTGAGATGAAACTTGACCGTCTCTATGACGTGCTGGATGTCCTGGATGAATCCAAGGATGAGCTCATCTCGCATTTGGCCAAGTTCTTTGAGAAGAACACCTCTCGGGAAAGCAACCGTGGTTATTACGATGTTACGACCTACGCCTTTGAGAGTACGCGCTGGGGCGAACTGAAGATGTTTGGATTTTCCAAGGATCACAAAAACAACGAAGTTCAAGTCGTCATGGGACTCCTGATCGACAACAACGGGATCCCTGTGACCTATGAGCTGTTCCCTGGCAACACCATGGACCAGAGCACTCTGATCACATCGGTTGAGCGCCTTCGCAAGCTCTATGGGATGGAGAAGATCACCATCATCGCTGATCGCGGACTCAACGGGGGACCGAATCTGGAATACCTGTGCAAAGCAGGCCATGACTTTGTTATCAGCTACACCCTGAAACGATCTTCCAAGGAATTCAAGCAGCTGGTGTGGGATGAGGTTGGCTGGACCCAAATCGTGGATCCAAAGACGGGTGAACTTGTGCGGAGAGAAAAGGTCGTGACGCAGGAATTCAAGTATAAAGTGCCTCTGACTGAGGAAGAATTGGAAAGTGCCAAGAGCAAGCCGGACAGGCCACGCAAGACGAGAGAGGAGAGTATTTCGGTCAAGATCCACTTGACCTGGACCGCCAGCCGAGCGAGCAAAGATTACGCGGATCGGCAGCGAATGCTGGAGAAGCTGCACAAGAAAATGGATAAACCCTACCAGATGAAAGCCTCGCTCAAACGAGGCGTCAACCAGTTTCTGGAGATGGAACTGGATACTTCCGGCTGGAAGATCAGTGAAGAAAAGGTCAAAGAAGCTGAGCAATATGACGGCTACTACGCCGTCATAACGAACAACCTGGCCTTGACCACCGAAGAGGTCACAACGTGCTACCACGGCTTGTGGAAGATCGAAGAGAGCTTTCGGGTGCTCAAGTCCGACTTGGAGGCAAGACCGGCGTACGTGTACACTGACAAGCACATCAGAGGCCATTTCGTCCTGTGCTTTCTTGCCTTGTGTATGGTCCGCTACACCCAGTATCTGGTGGTGGACCATGAGATGCCCCCGATCTCAGCCGGAGTGCTGATGGATACCCTTGAGGAGCCCCGGGTCGTGGTTCTGGGCACATTTCCTGACATCATCCTGACGCCCATCCAGGTATCAAATATCTACCTGGACTTGCATCGGATCCTGGGACTGAAACCCTTGAGAAAGAACATGACCCTGACCCAGTTTCGAAGTATAACGAAGGTCGATTTGATGAGGAACTTAAAATAA
- a CDS encoding PucR family transcriptional regulator ligand-binding domain-containing protein → MESITDRYKKLFEEPANGPLTTPQNNSITVREYLGLGAMQSTRLIAGSKGLGRQCTSIVVWETPDGLDWLIGGEFILTAGYAFKNDPAMLDSLIDKIHERGCAGIAIKEQRFLEAIPPRMLERADALGIPLIILPRRMVYTEIVSAFYEALFYKSNAYLLESKKTHEELLDLVFDKMDNTGILEALGNLGRLSLFLTGPEKLIRTSFLFHDISGHPVEEDDLSVMFDGSAYSHLRLPIRFEDGQSGRLHVFSLTPFLPLIRNMLEHSTKSIQLNLSKADQDIYNELRNKQMITSIILQDRNLTEDFIRNVASNIGWDSSHPSYGIALKFYPTDGQPVPGQYIQTELNTILNSYGKKITYLLSESNGIVVIYLNNLTQNKLYEFIDLIQRKSNVRNKALTVSISVSAPFCGLSELPKVQDECIFAALINKPGKILTYESLGIIRLLHSLKDDPNVLKMYSDIMVRIETYDDQNGGVLMETLLQYFQHNLNKKETADAMHIHVETLRYRLNKIQALTGCSTASSEGLFILQMMVNLTNIIQ, encoded by the coding sequence ATGGAATCCATCACCGATCGCTATAAGAAGCTTTTTGAGGAGCCCGCCAATGGCCCTTTGACGACACCCCAAAATAACTCCATCACCGTCAGGGAATACCTGGGCCTTGGAGCAATGCAGTCCACCCGGCTCATTGCCGGAAGTAAAGGCCTAGGCCGGCAGTGCACCTCCATCGTCGTCTGGGAGACACCGGATGGCCTGGACTGGCTTATAGGAGGGGAATTCATCCTCACGGCCGGCTATGCCTTCAAAAATGATCCGGCCATGCTGGACAGCCTCATCGATAAGATCCATGAGCGGGGTTGTGCCGGCATCGCCATCAAGGAGCAGCGCTTCTTGGAGGCGATTCCTCCCAGAATGCTGGAGCGGGCAGATGCCTTGGGCATTCCTCTTATCATCCTGCCGCGCCGGATGGTCTACACCGAGATCGTCTCCGCGTTTTATGAAGCGCTCTTCTATAAATCCAACGCTTATCTTCTGGAATCAAAAAAGACCCATGAAGAACTCTTGGATCTCGTCTTTGACAAGATGGATAATACCGGTATCCTGGAAGCCCTTGGCAACTTAGGGCGCCTGTCCCTGTTCCTGACCGGTCCAGAAAAACTGATCCGCACTAGTTTCCTGTTCCACGATATCAGCGGCCACCCGGTAGAAGAGGACGACCTCTCAGTAATGTTCGACGGATCGGCTTATTCCCACCTGAGGCTCCCCATCCGATTTGAAGATGGTCAATCAGGGCGTCTCCATGTCTTTTCCCTGACGCCATTCCTGCCCCTGATTCGAAATATGCTGGAACACAGCACCAAAAGCATCCAGTTGAATCTGTCCAAAGCGGACCAGGACATCTATAATGAACTTCGTAATAAACAGATGATCACCAGCATCATCCTCCAGGACCGGAATCTCACCGAGGACTTTATCCGGAACGTCGCCTCCAATATCGGCTGGGATTCCTCCCATCCCTCCTATGGCATCGCGCTCAAGTTCTATCCGACGGACGGGCAGCCCGTACCAGGACAGTATATCCAAACTGAGCTCAATACGATCCTCAACAGCTATGGAAAAAAGATCACCTACCTGCTCAGTGAGAGCAACGGGATCGTCGTGATCTACTTAAACAACCTCACGCAAAACAAACTTTATGAGTTCATTGATCTGATCCAGCGGAAATCCAATGTCCGAAACAAAGCACTTACCGTGTCGATCAGTGTGTCCGCTCCGTTCTGCGGTCTGTCAGAATTGCCCAAAGTGCAGGATGAATGCATTTTTGCAGCCCTGATCAATAAGCCGGGAAAGATCCTGACCTATGAGTCTCTGGGCATTATTCGCCTGCTGCATTCCCTGAAGGATGATCCCAATGTCCTTAAGATGTACTCAGACATTATGGTCCGCATCGAGACCTACGATGATCAGAATGGCGGCGTCCTGATGGAGACTCTGCTCCAGTACTTCCAGCACAACCTCAATAAAAAAGAAACGGCGGATGCCATGCACATCCACGTCGAAACCCTCCGCTACCGGCTCAATAAGATTCAGGCATTAACCGGTTGCTCCACCGCTTCCTCCGAAGGTCTCTTCATCCTGCAGATGATGGTCAACTTGACAAACATCATCCAATAA
- a CDS encoding ABC transporter substrate-binding protein, with protein sequence MKKKILSLVGMTLGLSLSLSACSTTTPATTAVGTKTTTTAGATVPVGEPKDGGTLTVALTASPKNLDPVTYTGTYESQIIQNVGDTLVAYSMDLSKIVPAIASSWTVSSDAKAYTFKLRQDVYFHPGTYQNGRQMKAEDVKYSLERSAQKSAMKRLDMITSVEVVNDFEIIVHLPEPSAVFLTALTNSGNIIVPKEEVEGWGDAFGNHLIGTGPFMMKDFKLDQATTLVRNEKYWAAKPHLDSVVFKVITDMNQNANALRTGEIDFASNLTGESVKLIRDDQSIKLLEMPGLHFAYIYFNMVKGPTADIKVREALIRALDTKELVKGVYQYGEAQPASLPLPPGSWGYDKTLEADVPTYDPAAAKELLAEAGFPNGFKTKLYISNTPARVRMATIVQQYWKMNLNIDVEIMTSEWGTFSEIASKNNADIFAMSWTWYPDPYFFLNKIFHSTAIGSLGNGQGFNDPEVDRLLNEALVITDQAARAKLYSQAVKAIIAKRPGVFYSNENVTWGVSPKVQDLIQRADGSIFLVNEEVNVWIAQ encoded by the coding sequence ATGAAGAAAAAGATCTTGTCTCTGGTTGGAATGACCCTTGGCTTGAGTCTCAGCCTGTCAGCCTGCTCCACCACGACACCAGCCACTACGGCGGTGGGGACGAAGACAACGACCACAGCAGGCGCTACGGTGCCGGTGGGGGAACCAAAGGATGGAGGAACACTGACCGTCGCGCTGACGGCCTCGCCCAAGAACCTTGATCCGGTCACTTATACCGGCACCTATGAATCACAGATCATCCAGAATGTCGGCGACACGCTGGTGGCCTACAGCATGGACTTATCCAAGATCGTTCCGGCCATAGCCTCTTCCTGGACCGTGTCCAGCGACGCCAAGGCCTATACGTTTAAGCTCCGTCAGGATGTGTATTTCCATCCGGGAACTTACCAGAACGGCCGCCAGATGAAGGCAGAAGATGTTAAATATTCATTGGAACGCTCTGCCCAAAAATCAGCCATGAAACGGCTCGATATGATCACTTCGGTTGAAGTCGTCAACGATTTTGAGATCATCGTGCACTTACCGGAGCCCAGCGCAGTCTTCTTAACGGCGCTGACGAATTCCGGCAACATCATCGTGCCCAAGGAAGAAGTCGAAGGCTGGGGGGATGCCTTTGGCAATCACCTCATCGGAACAGGCCCCTTCATGATGAAGGACTTCAAGCTGGATCAGGCCACCACCCTGGTGCGCAACGAAAAATACTGGGCCGCCAAGCCCCACCTGGACAGTGTCGTCTTCAAAGTCATCACAGACATGAACCAGAATGCCAATGCCCTGCGCACCGGTGAAATCGACTTCGCCTCGAACCTGACCGGCGAATCCGTCAAGCTCATCCGCGACGACCAGTCCATCAAGCTCCTGGAAATGCCGGGACTGCACTTTGCCTATATCTACTTCAACATGGTCAAAGGTCCCACTGCGGACATCAAAGTCCGTGAAGCCCTGATCCGCGCCCTGGATACCAAGGAACTGGTAAAGGGAGTCTACCAGTACGGCGAAGCTCAGCCGGCCAGCCTCCCCCTGCCTCCCGGATCCTGGGGATACGATAAGACCCTGGAAGCCGATGTCCCGACGTATGACCCAGCCGCTGCCAAGGAATTGCTTGCCGAAGCCGGCTTCCCCAATGGTTTTAAAACCAAGCTTTATATTTCCAATACTCCGGCCCGGGTCCGTATGGCGACCATCGTCCAGCAGTACTGGAAAATGAACCTCAATATCGATGTGGAGATCATGACCTCCGAGTGGGGCACCTTCAGTGAAATCGCGTCCAAGAACAATGCCGATATCTTCGCCATGTCCTGGACCTGGTATCCCGATCCCTACTTCTTCCTTAATAAGATTTTCCATTCCACCGCCATCGGTTCATTAGGCAATGGCCAGGGATTCAATGATCCGGAAGTCGATCGCCTCCTCAACGAAGCGCTGGTGATCACGGATCAGGCCGCACGGGCCAAGCTGTACAGTCAGGCGGTGAAAGCGATCATTGCCAAGCGGCCGGGTGTTTTCTACTCCAATGAAAATGTGACCTGGGGTGTTTCACCGAAAGTCCAGGATCTGATACAGCGCGCCGATGGCAGCATTTTCCTCGTCAATGAAGAAGTAAACGTCTGGATCGCTCAGTAG
- a CDS encoding ABC transporter permease: MLKTVLQRLLQIIPTLLIVVSITFVLTRMIPGDPAAAMLGPQASLDEITKLRTEMGLNASLGQQYLNYLGDIVRGNFGHSYSYSESVLNLILERLPNTLVLSITSLILSILVSIPLGIVSAVKQYSVFDYTAMVLALVGVSMPIFWLGLMLVLIFSVGLGWLPTMGMGSISNGLGDVIRHMILPVICLSTIPTATFTRITRSSMLETINSDYIKALRSRGLSERIIIFRHALKNALPPIVTVVGIQLAGAFTGAILTETIFAWPGMGTLITGAIENRDYMLVQGAVLITAMAFVFVNLFVDLIFMVVNPKVSYEGKGGKS, translated from the coding sequence ATGTTAAAAACTGTTCTGCAGCGACTGCTACAGATCATCCCGACGCTGCTAATCGTCGTATCCATCACGTTTGTCCTGACGCGGATGATCCCCGGCGACCCGGCGGCGGCTATGCTCGGCCCGCAGGCTTCGCTGGATGAGATTACAAAACTGCGCACCGAGATGGGTTTAAATGCCAGCCTGGGTCAGCAGTATCTGAATTACCTGGGGGACATCGTCAGGGGAAACTTTGGCCATTCTTATTCCTACAGCGAATCGGTCTTGAACCTTATCCTGGAGAGGCTGCCCAATACCCTGGTCCTGTCCATCACCAGCCTGATCCTGTCGATCCTGGTATCCATTCCCCTGGGGATTGTGTCGGCCGTCAAGCAGTATTCCGTGTTTGACTACACGGCCATGGTCCTTGCCCTGGTGGGCGTATCCATGCCCATATTCTGGCTTGGACTCATGCTTGTCCTGATTTTCAGCGTCGGTCTGGGCTGGCTGCCCACCATGGGGATGGGGTCTATTAGCAACGGTCTGGGGGACGTGATCCGTCACATGATCCTGCCGGTGATCTGTCTGTCGACTATCCCGACGGCGACCTTTACCCGCATAACGCGCTCCAGCATGCTCGAGACCATCAACAGCGACTACATCAAAGCACTGCGCTCTCGGGGCTTAAGCGAACGGATCATCATCTTCCGGCATGCCCTTAAAAATGCCCTGCCCCCCATCGTGACGGTGGTGGGCATTCAGCTGGCCGGTGCCTTTACCGGAGCCATCCTCACCGAAACGATTTTCGCCTGGCCGGGTATGGGCACCCTGATCACCGGTGCGATTGAAAACCGGGATTACATGCTCGTCCAGGGCGCCGTCCTGATCACAGCCATGGCCTTCGTGTTTGTTAACCTATTTGTGGATCTCATCTTCATGGTCGTCAATCCCAAGGTCAGCTATGAAGGCAAAGGAGGGAAAAGCTGA
- a CDS encoding ABC transporter permease has protein sequence MEQKTDLLGSEAHSRMLEKERRANSAWSKIKRNKTAMVGLVIVSFMMILVIFAGVLAPYDPNALKLGSAFLKPGSPGHLFGTDEFGRDLLSRIIFGSRISLFVAVGATFVGAAIGILLGLLSGYVGGTTDTLIMRVMDGMMAFPFILLSIILMTILGPGVFNVILAVGIANIPNFARVVRGQVHVVKNEEYCNAVKGIGASHARIVFSHILPNIVSPIIVYATLNTAGSIISEAALSFLGLGIMPPDASWGNILRAGKETLNTAPHVATISGLFILFTVLGFNLLGDGIRDVLDPKMKK, from the coding sequence ATGGAACAGAAAACTGATCTCCTGGGCAGTGAAGCACACAGCCGCATGCTGGAAAAGGAACGACGGGCCAACAGTGCCTGGAGCAAGATCAAGCGCAATAAAACCGCCATGGTTGGTCTGGTCATTGTCTCTTTCATGATGATCCTGGTCATTTTTGCCGGAGTCCTTGCGCCCTACGATCCCAATGCCCTGAAACTGGGTAGTGCCTTTTTAAAGCCCGGCAGCCCCGGGCACCTCTTTGGCACCGATGAGTTCGGCCGCGATCTCTTATCGCGGATCATCTTTGGCTCCCGCATCTCCCTGTTTGTCGCCGTAGGCGCCACCTTTGTCGGCGCGGCCATCGGGATCCTTTTGGGGCTCCTGTCGGGTTATGTCGGGGGGACCACTGACACCCTAATCATGCGCGTCATGGACGGCATGATGGCCTTTCCCTTCATCCTGTTGTCCATCATCCTCATGACCATCCTGGGTCCCGGGGTCTTCAACGTCATTCTTGCTGTCGGCATCGCCAACATCCCTAATTTTGCCCGAGTCGTGCGCGGCCAGGTCCACGTCGTCAAAAACGAAGAATACTGCAACGCCGTGAAGGGGATCGGCGCATCCCACGCCCGCATCGTCTTTTCACACATCCTGCCCAACATCGTTTCACCGATCATCGTGTATGCCACGCTCAATACGGCCGGATCCATCATCTCGGAGGCGGCGCTTAGCTTTCTGGGCTTGGGGATCATGCCGCCTGACGCCTCTTGGGGCAATATCCTGCGGGCCGGTAAGGAAACGCTCAATACGGCGCCCCACGTAGCCACGATCTCGGGGCTGTTCATCCTGTTCACTGTACTTGGCTTCAATCTTCTGGGGGACGGCATCCGTGATGTCCTGGACCCGAAAATGAAAAAGTAG
- a CDS encoding M20 family metallopeptidase: protein MADQKKIQKTVDALMPELIALSDYIWQHPEYNFKEVKSSAAFAGILTRLGFQVEQGVGGLDTAVRAVFDSGRPGLHIGFLGEYDAVPGMGHACGHNLMAAMAVGAGAALKSVIQELGGKVSVIGTPGEEGGGGKVIMLEHGVFDEYDALLILHPANETVVNDISYSKTDLLVDFFGKKAHAATWPEEGISALTPILALFNLIAAQRLEVADRGKILGVITKGGEEAIMIPDHCQASFTVRSYDNQYRIQLVDQLIKMGEGLAALTGTRFEYRFTGPTYEEIRNNPVLEKILEEKFTALGEVVGPRRKELGIGTTDVGNVTHRVPALQSYILVAQGMRGHTPEFEETVGGPLGHQVIRTGAQAMALTALELMSDPGLQTELKESFQRMKTQYGWE from the coding sequence ATGGCTGATCAAAAGAAAATCCAAAAAACCGTCGATGCGCTCATGCCTGAGCTCATCGCACTCTCCGACTACATCTGGCAGCATCCGGAATATAACTTCAAGGAAGTCAAATCCAGCGCCGCTTTTGCCGGGATCCTGACCCGTCTGGGCTTCCAAGTGGAACAGGGCGTGGGCGGGCTTGACACAGCCGTCCGGGCGGTCTTTGATTCAGGCCGGCCGGGCCTCCACATCGGTTTTTTAGGCGAATATGACGCCGTTCCCGGAATGGGCCATGCCTGTGGCCACAATCTTATGGCCGCCATGGCGGTGGGGGCGGGTGCCGCTCTAAAAAGCGTGATTCAGGAGCTGGGCGGGAAGGTCAGCGTCATCGGAACACCGGGCGAGGAAGGCGGCGGCGGCAAAGTCATCATGCTGGAACACGGCGTCTTCGATGAGTACGACGCGTTATTGATCCTTCATCCGGCCAATGAAACGGTGGTAAATGACATCAGTTATTCCAAGACTGACCTCCTCGTTGACTTCTTTGGAAAAAAAGCACATGCAGCCACCTGGCCCGAGGAGGGGATCAGCGCTCTGACCCCGATCCTTGCGCTGTTTAACCTCATCGCAGCCCAACGGCTGGAAGTGGCCGACCGGGGCAAGATCCTGGGGGTCATCACCAAAGGGGGCGAGGAAGCCATCATGATCCCCGATCACTGTCAGGCGTCCTTCACCGTCCGTTCCTATGACAATCAGTATCGCATCCAGCTGGTAGACCAGCTCATTAAAATGGGCGAAGGCCTGGCGGCCTTGACGGGGACCCGCTTTGAATACCGGTTCACCGGACCGACCTATGAGGAGATCCGCAATAATCCCGTGCTGGAGAAGATACTTGAAGAGAAATTTACCGCCCTGGGCGAAGTCGTGGGACCCCGGCGCAAGGAGCTGGGCATTGGCACAACCGATGTGGGCAATGTGACCCATCGGGTGCCGGCTCTGCAGTCCTATATTCTGGTGGCCCAGGGGATGCGGGGACACACCCCAGAATTTGAAGAGACCGTGGGCGGTCCCCTGGGTCACCAGGTGATCCGGACCGGGGCTCAGGCTATGGCGCTGACAGCTCTGGAGCTGATGAGCGATCCCGGGTTGCAGACCGAATTAAAAGAGTCATTTCAACGCATGAAGACTCAGTACGGATGGGAGTGA
- a CDS encoding ABC transporter ATP-binding protein: protein MAEVILEAKNLQTYLYLASGVVKAVDGVSFDLKRGKTLGVVGESGSGKSMTASSILRLLPKNTGKIVGGEIHFEGRDILGFNQAQLLDYRGKDVVLISQDPMTSLDPVFKVGYQMVEMLRTHSSMTAAEARALSIESLKKVGIPNPESRMESYPYELSGGMCQRVIIAMAISAKPKLVIADEPTTALDVTVQAQVLDLLKEMQKKSETAILLITHNLGIVWDMCDEVMVMYAGKTVEHCSAKTLYSAARHPYTWGLLDSMPKLSQASKSELVTIPGAPPDLRLTGGCCNFYKRCPYALPICSEVVPELMEVGENHFVACHRQTKTETLKRKEAASHGRTDS, encoded by the coding sequence ATGGCAGAAGTGATTCTGGAAGCAAAAAATCTACAGACTTATTTATACCTGGCCAGCGGTGTCGTCAAGGCCGTCGATGGGGTCAGTTTTGATCTGAAGCGAGGGAAGACCTTAGGCGTTGTCGGTGAATCCGGCTCGGGAAAAAGCATGACGGCTTCGTCGATCCTGCGCCTGCTTCCCAAAAACACCGGAAAAATCGTCGGCGGCGAGATCCACTTTGAAGGCAGGGACATTTTAGGGTTTAACCAGGCCCAGCTCCTGGATTACCGCGGAAAAGACGTCGTCCTGATTTCACAGGATCCCATGACCTCGCTGGATCCGGTTTTCAAAGTGGGTTATCAGATGGTGGAAATGCTGCGGACCCACAGCTCGATGACGGCAGCCGAAGCCCGGGCGCTATCCATCGAATCGCTCAAAAAAGTCGGGATCCCCAACCCGGAAAGCCGCATGGAGTCCTACCCGTATGAATTATCGGGCGGCATGTGTCAGCGGGTGATCATCGCCATGGCCATCAGTGCCAAGCCCAAGCTCGTCATTGCCGATGAACCCACCACGGCCCTGGATGTCACCGTTCAGGCCCAGGTCCTGGATCTGTTAAAAGAAATGCAGAAAAAGTCCGAGACAGCGATCCTGCTCATCACCCATAATCTGGGCATCGTCTGGGATATGTGCGATGAAGTCATGGTCATGTATGCCGGGAAGACCGTGGAGCATTGTTCGGCAAAGACGCTTTACAGTGCAGCCCGGCATCCCTATACCTGGGGCCTTTTGGATTCCATGCCGAAACTGTCACAGGCCTCCAAATCTGAGCTCGTGACCATACCCGGCGCCCCGCCGGACCTCCGGCTGACGGGGGGCTGCTGTAATTTCTACAAGCGCTGCCCCTACGCCCTGCCCATCTGCTCCGAGGTCGTCCCAGAGCTCATGGAAGTGGGGGAGAATCACTTTGTCGCCTGCCATCGGCAGACGAAGACTGAAACACTGAAACGAAAGGAGGCGGCATCCCATGGCAGAACCGATTCTTAG
- a CDS encoding dipeptide ABC transporter ATP-binding protein, protein MAEPILRVVGLNKEFKLRKSKFREPHKILHAVNQVNLELYKGETLGIIGESGCGKSTLGRCLVRLHQATSGQILLHGQDINELTGKDLKGLRREIQMIFQDPYSSLNPRKTAGETIEEPMIVHGLLSKPERKARVRSLMNEVGLSESHIHRFPHEFSGGQRQRINIARALALDPEILVCDEPVSALDVSVQAQVLNLLNSLQKQHELTMIFISHDLSVIKHVSDRIAIMYLGRVVEQCNAEEIYTDARHPYTKALLSAIPPESPFEKNSQIKLTGEIPSPIGEQIGCPFASRCPYVMEKCRRVTPKLTEVAKDHLVACYLYDSQSARESGS, encoded by the coding sequence ATGGCAGAACCGATTCTTAGAGTCGTCGGACTCAACAAAGAGTTTAAGCTTAGAAAATCAAAATTTCGGGAGCCGCATAAGATCCTGCATGCCGTCAACCAAGTGAACCTGGAACTCTATAAGGGGGAGACCCTGGGGATCATCGGCGAGTCCGGCTGTGGCAAGTCCACGCTGGGCCGCTGCCTGGTACGCCTTCATCAGGCGACTTCCGGTCAGATCCTCCTCCATGGTCAGGATATCAATGAATTGACCGGGAAGGATTTAAAGGGGCTGCGCCGGGAGATTCAAATGATCTTCCAGGATCCCTACTCCTCCCTGAACCCGCGAAAAACAGCGGGGGAGACCATCGAGGAGCCCATGATCGTGCACGGCCTCCTGTCCAAACCCGAACGCAAGGCCAGGGTCCGTTCGCTGATGAACGAAGTAGGCTTAAGTGAATCCCACATCCATCGCTTTCCTCATGAATTTTCCGGCGGTCAGCGGCAGCGCATCAATATCGCGCGGGCCCTGGCCCTGGATCCCGAGATCCTCGTCTGTGACGAGCCGGTGTCCGCTCTGGATGTATCGGTTCAAGCGCAGGTGCTGAACCTTCTCAACAGCCTACAGAAGCAGCATGAACTGACGATGATCTTCATCTCCCATGACTTAAGTGTCATCAAGCACGTCAGCGACCGCATCGCCATCATGTACCTTGGGCGGGTGGTGGAACAGTGCAATGCCGAGGAGATTTATACCGATGCCAGGCATCCCTATACGAAGGCCCTCTTGTCAGCCATCCCGCCGGAGAGCCCGTTTGAAAAAAACAGCCAGATCAAGCTGACCGGAGAGATCCCAAGTCCCATCGGCGAACAGATCGGCTGTCCCTTTGCCAGCCGCTGTCCCTATGTCATGGAGAAGTGCCGCAGGGTGACCCCGAAACTGACGGAAGTCGCCAAGGATCATCTGGTCGCCTGTTACCTCTATGACAGCCAGAGCGCCAGGGAAAGCGGATCCTAA